The sequence CGCAGGGTGGCCGTCTCGATGAGGAGGAACCGTGAGCCACTACAAGAGCAACGTCCGCGATCAGGAGTTCAACCTGTTCGAGGTATACGGCGTGGACAAGGCCTTCGGTGAAGGCGACTACTCCGAGCTGGACGTCGACACCGCCCGCGAGATGCTGGCCGAGATGGCTCGACTGGCCGAGGGGCCGATCGCCGAGTCGTTCGCCGACGCGGACCGCAATCCCCCGGTGTTCGACCCCGAAACCCATTCGGTGAAGCTGCCGGAGTCGTTCAAGAAGTCGATGCGCGCATTGATGGAGGCCGGCTGGGACAAGGCCGGGATCAGCGAGGAGCTCGGCGGTATGCCGATGCCCCGTGCGCTGCAGTGGGCGCTGGTCGAGCACATCCTCGGCGCCAACCCCGCCGCGTACATGTACGCGATGGGTCCGGGCATGGCCCAGATCTTCTACAACCTCGGCACCGAGGAACAGAAGAAGTGGGCCCAGCTGGCCGCCGAGCGCAACTGGGGCGCCACCATGGTGCTGACCGAGCCCGATGCGGGCTCCGACGTCGGCGCCGGCCGCACCAAGGCCGTCCAGCAGCCCGACGGCACCTGGCACATCGACGGTGTGAAGCGGTTCATCACCTCGGGCGACTCCGATGATCTGTTCGAGAACATCATGCACCTGGTGCTGGCCCGCCCCGAGGGCGCAGGCCCGGGCACCAAGGGGCTGTCGCTGTTCTTCGTCCCCAAGTTCCACTTCGACCCGGAGACCGGCGAGCTCGGTGAGCGCAACGGAGTCTTCGTCACCAACGTCGAGCACAAGATGGGCCTGAAGGTCTCGGCCACCTGTGAGTTGGCGTTCGGTCAGCACGGCGTGCCCGCCAAGGGCTGGCTGGTCGGCGAGGTGCACGACGGCATCGCGCAGATGTTCGAGGTGATCGAGCAGGCGCGAATGATGGTCGGTACCAAGGCGATTGCCACGCTGTCGACGGGTTACCTGAACGCGCTCGAGTACGCCAAGGAGCGGGTGCAGGGCGCGGACATGACACAGATGACGGACAAGACCGCGCCGCGCGTGACCATCACGCACCACCCGGATGTGCGTCGTTCGCTGATGACCCAGAAGGCCTACGCCGAGGGTCTGCGCGCGCTGTACATGTACACCGCGACGTTCCAGGACGCGGCGGTCGCCAAGGCCGTACACGACGTCGACGCGGACCTGGCGGTTCGGGTCAACGACCTGATGCTGCCGATCGTGAAGGGTGTCGGCTCCGAGCAGGCCTACGCCAAGCTCACCGAGAGCCTGCAGACGTTCGGTGGTTCGGGCTTCCTGCAGGACTACCCGATCGAGCAGTACATCCGTGACGCCAAGATCGACTCGCTGTATGAGGGCACCACGGCCATCCAGGCGCAGGACTTCTTCTTCCGCAAGATCGTCCGCGACAAGGGTGTGGCCCTGACCCACATCTCCGGGCAGATCGAGCAGTTCATCAAGAACGAGTCGGGTAACGGCCGGCTGAAGGCCGAGCGCAAGCTGCTGGCGACCGCGCTCGAGGACGTCCAGGCAATGGCCGCCTCGCTCACCGGTTATCTGATGGCCGCACAGGAGAACCCGACCGAGCTGTACAAGGTCGGCCTGGGGTCGGTGCGCTTCCTGATGAGCGTCGGCGACCTGGTCATCGGCTGGCTGCTGCAGCAGCACGCGGCGGTGGCGATCGACAAGCTCGACGCAGGCGCCGAGGGCGACGATCGTGCCTTCTACGAGGGTAAGGTCGCGGTGGCGTCGTTCTTCGCGAAGAACTTCCTGCCGATGCTGACCAGCACCCGCCACATCATCGAGAACCTCGACAACGATGTGATGGAACTGGACGAGGCGGCCTTCTAGAGAATTCCTGCGCCGCTTCGCACCAAATGGCCCCCGGTCTCTTCCCGGGGGCCATTTGCGTTGCGCGTGAACCACTGAGGACCGCCGGAACCTATGATTGGTACCGCCGGCAGCGGCGCGCGGGCCGCTCGGCCGGTCCATTGCCGCGACGACGAGGACGAGGTCAGTGCTGACAGGGGGCAACGCAAGGGCTCGCACGGTCATGGCACGGGTCCGCCGCCGTCTCAGTCAAGCCGCCCGCACGCCGGCGGCCGCCGGGGTGGATGTGATCGCCCGGATGGTGCTGACCAGTGCGGTCGCCACCGCGCCGAGCCTGATCGTCGCGATCAACGACAACCCGGGGGTGCAGCCGTTGGCTGCCGTCGCGCCGCAGCCGACGATCACGGACGGCTCCTTGGCCGCGGTGCCGTCGGCAGGCTCGCCGGTCGGTGTGTCGCACGTGGTCGGGCCGCCGCCACCCGCCGCCGTCAGCGCGCCCGGCGTCGTGCACATTCCCCCGCTCGCGCTGAAGGCCTATCAGAACGCCGACGGCGTGATGGCTCGAGCCATGCCGGGCTGCGGTGTCTCCTGGAACCTGCTGGCTGGCATCGGGCAGATCGAATCGCGGCACGCATTCGGCGGTAAGACCGACGACCGCGGCACGGCCGTCGACCCGATCTTCGGCCCGACACTCGACGGCTCGCTGCCCGGCAACGAGATCATCGTCGCGGGCCGGTCCAACGGGCGCACGGTCTACGCCCGCGCGATGGGACCGATGCAGTTCCTGCCCAGCACCTGGACGCTCTTCGCCTCCGACGGGGACGGCGACGGCAACGCCGACCCGCAGAACCTCTTCGACTCCACCCTGGCCGCGGCCAACTATCTGTGCAGCGGCGGCCTGAACCTTCGCGATCGGTCCCAATTGATTTCCGCGGTGATGCGCTACAACAACTCGATGGCCTACACCCTGAACGTGCTCGGCTGGGCCGAGGGGTACGCCACCGGGACCCCGCCGGTGAACCTGCCGCCGATCACCGGGCCGAAACGGTCCTACGGCGGCACCAACTCGGTGACCCGCGCGGTCGACAACCGCTCGGCCGCGCCGCAGATCGCTGTGGAGGAGACGGCGGACGAACCGGCCACCTACCGCGCGCCGAGGCGCCTGTCCGGCACGTCGAACAGCCGATCGGATTCTTCCTTCACCGAATCCAGCGAATCGCGGCCCACCAGCTCACCCGGCGGTGTTCGCAGTGGAACCAGCCGCTCCGCGACGAGCAGCGACGCGGGCAGCTCTTCGACACCGCGAGTCAAGATCGGCAACGGCCGCACCGGCGGGGCCCGCGACACCGGATAGCC comes from Mycolicibacterium pulveris and encodes:
- a CDS encoding lytic transglycosylase domain-containing protein, yielding MARVRRRLSQAARTPAAAGVDVIARMVLTSAVATAPSLIVAINDNPGVQPLAAVAPQPTITDGSLAAVPSAGSPVGVSHVVGPPPPAAVSAPGVVHIPPLALKAYQNADGVMARAMPGCGVSWNLLAGIGQIESRHAFGGKTDDRGTAVDPIFGPTLDGSLPGNEIIVAGRSNGRTVYARAMGPMQFLPSTWTLFASDGDGDGNADPQNLFDSTLAAANYLCSGGLNLRDRSQLISAVMRYNNSMAYTLNVLGWAEGYATGTPPVNLPPITGPKRSYGGTNSVTRAVDNRSAAPQIAVEETADEPATYRAPRRLSGTSNSRSDSSFTESSESRPTSSPGGVRSGTSRSATSSDAGSSSTPRVKIGNGRTGGARDTG
- a CDS encoding acyl-CoA dehydrogenase; protein product: MSHYKSNVRDQEFNLFEVYGVDKAFGEGDYSELDVDTAREMLAEMARLAEGPIAESFADADRNPPVFDPETHSVKLPESFKKSMRALMEAGWDKAGISEELGGMPMPRALQWALVEHILGANPAAYMYAMGPGMAQIFYNLGTEEQKKWAQLAAERNWGATMVLTEPDAGSDVGAGRTKAVQQPDGTWHIDGVKRFITSGDSDDLFENIMHLVLARPEGAGPGTKGLSLFFVPKFHFDPETGELGERNGVFVTNVEHKMGLKVSATCELAFGQHGVPAKGWLVGEVHDGIAQMFEVIEQARMMVGTKAIATLSTGYLNALEYAKERVQGADMTQMTDKTAPRVTITHHPDVRRSLMTQKAYAEGLRALYMYTATFQDAAVAKAVHDVDADLAVRVNDLMLPIVKGVGSEQAYAKLTESLQTFGGSGFLQDYPIEQYIRDAKIDSLYEGTTAIQAQDFFFRKIVRDKGVALTHISGQIEQFIKNESGNGRLKAERKLLATALEDVQAMAASLTGYLMAAQENPTELYKVGLGSVRFLMSVGDLVIGWLLQQHAAVAIDKLDAGAEGDDRAFYEGKVAVASFFAKNFLPMLTSTRHIIENLDNDVMELDEAAF